The Microplitis demolitor isolate Queensland-Clemson2020A chromosome 8, iyMicDemo2.1a, whole genome shotgun sequence genome has a segment encoding these proteins:
- the LOC103576729 gene encoding mitochondrial pyruvate carrier 1, giving the protein MNKIMKSLASKETRDYFMSTHFWGPIANWGIPIAAIADIQRDPKFISGKMTIALCLYSAMFMRFSLKVQPRNLLLFACHFTNEGAQLTQGFRFIKYHYLDDKKSQDN; this is encoded by the exons atgaATAAGATAATGAAATCACTTGCGAGTAAGGAGACCCGGGATTATTTTATGag TACACACTTCTGGGGTCCAATAGCTAATTGGGGTATCCCGATAGCAGCTATTGCTGATATTCAGCGTGATCCCAAGTTTATCAGTGGAAAAATGACTATCG CTCTGTGTCTTTACTCGGCAATGTTTATGCGATTTTCATTGAAAGTCCAACCAAGAAATCTACTGCTTTTTGCTTGCCATTTTACAAACGAAGGCGCGCAACTCACACAAGGATTCAGATTTATAAAGTATCATTATTTAGATGACAAAAAGTCACAAGAcaactga
- the LOC103576728 gene encoding uncharacterized protein LOC103576728 isoform X1, translated as MVRLTLTVIYIVGFMKLGVVGQFGWHPLDGFDEIKGKIDQVNMDNCEIKRLNDLFLPAAVVSHLPDIKDININPVFPNRTGLLYIHNLAISRAYFWSYSLQSRFIRPAINDTYDPGMMYYFLSSVADVSSNPHVNASATYFAPNTSYTPSYRGFFNKTLPRFAPRAIRADDFNDPVHLERISTRNTFLANDLGAFPPDSPSLDYTDEQYRINKWYTAWLPDTNPQKRHDTKTTYQVEIRYANNTNETFSFHGPPGADENPGPVKWTEPYFDCRRSNRWLVAAVVPIADIYPRHTGFRHIEYPTYTAVSVIEMELERIDINQCPPGPGNSGPNYFADTARCKKETTECEPLHGWGSGRRGAYQCRCLPGYRLPTQVRRPHLGEIIERATEEQYRNGFDCVKIGYRQALPVKWNKAPKHLRDKYIEMYPEYSNYSNFSSGADAFQTQKINIHKAIAFIKSVNGKNCASFTNADLQLHGDVGYGSSEFFENQARMGTRLANFISAFLQISNPDEVYSGKRVPDRPLTEDQMMGETLALLLGDTKIWSAGTYWERNKFTNRTFFAPYAYKPVRNTRKYFIEDLARLNETAEIYTNKNWFKFLQQRWATNFDELEKYYLKLNIRFNETGEHSKKYEQYPTYYRAANLNHGHWTTPYFDCNGKVNKWVITYASPFFGWDSLRKKLEFKGAVAVTMNLMDMDINQCDDKFYVPNAFKGTHKCDRKTSYCVPIFGRGFETGGYKCECKQGFEYPLDDQTTYIDGQIMEAEFQNIIEDRETRINLFKCRLAGADGIQASYMLILLIVFFSILRFTQR; from the exons ATGGTGCGCTTAACGTTGACGGTGATCTACATTGTGGGTTTTATGAAGCTGGGCGTAGTCGGTCAGTTTGGATGGCATCCTCTGGACGgttttgatgaaataaaaggaaaaatagACCAGGTTAATATGGATAATTGTGAAATAAAACGTCTAAATGACTTATTTTTGCCAGCTGCAGTAGTGTCCCATCTTCCTGACATCAAAGACATAAATATCAACCCAGTATTTCCTAATAGAACTGGTCTGCTGTACATACACAATCTAGCAATAAGTCGTGCTTACTTTTGGAGTTACAGTTTACAGTCACGATTTATCAGACCAGCTATCAATGACACTTATGATCCTGGAATGATGTACTACTTCTTGTCATCAGTTGCTGATGTCTCTTCAAATCCTCATGTAAATGCTTCAGCGACTTATTTCGCGCCAAATACATCCTACACACCCAGTTACCGAGGATTCTTCAACAAAACATTGCCGAGGTTCGCACCAAGAGCTATCAGAGCTGATGATTTCAATGATCCCGTTCACTTGGAAAGAATATCCACGAGAAATACTTTTCTTGCTAATGATCTCGGCGCTTTTCCACCTGACAGTCCCAGTCTTGATTACACCGATGAGCAATATCGCATTAATAAatg GTATACAGCTTGGCTGCCAGATACTAATCCACAGAAGAGACATGACACCAAGACAACTTACCAGGTGGAGATAAGATATGCCAACAATACGAATGAGACATTTTCATTTCACGGTCCACCag gTGCTGATGAAAATCCGGGTCCAGTAAAATGGACAGAGCCTTACTTTGATTGTCGTCGTTCGAACCGTTGGCTGGTGGCTGCAGTAGTACCCATTGCAGATATTTACCCCCGTCATACGGGTTTCCGGCACATTGAATATCCAAC ataCACTGCCGTGTCTGTAATTGAAATGGAGTTGGAGAGAATCGATATCAATCAATGTCCCCCAGGTCCAGGTAATAGTGGTCCAAATTATTTTGCCGATACCGCAAGATGTAAAAAAGAGACGACTGAG tgcgAACCGTTGCATGGATGGGGTAGTGGTAGACGGGGAGCATATCAATGCCGATGTCTACCTGGATATCGGCTGCCTACACAAGTCCGAAGACCCCATTTGGGAGAAATTATTGAACGTGCTACAGAAGAACAATATCGCAATGGATTTGATTGCGTGAAAATTGGAT atcgACAAGCATTGCCAGTCAAGTGGAACAAAGCGCCTAAGCATCTACGAGATAAATATATCGAGATGTATCCGGAATactcaaattattcaaatttctcaAGTGGCGCTGACGCTTttcaaactcaaaaaataaacattcacAAGGCTATTGCTTTTATAAAAAGTGTTAATGGGAAAAATTGTGCCTC gttcaCTAACGCAGATTTGCAACTCCATGGAGATGTCGGCTACGGTAGCTcggaattttttgaaaatcaagcGCGAATGGGAACACGGTTGGCAAACTTCATCAGTGCTTTCCTTCAGATAAGTAATCCTGATGAAGTTTACTCAGGAAAGCGAGTGCCCGATCGACCTCTAACCGAAGACCAGATGATGGGCGAAACTTTGGCTCTGCTTCTTGGAGACACGAAAATTTGGTCTGCTGGAACTTATTGGGAGCGGAATAAATTTACCAACAGAACTTTCTTTGCGCCCTACGCCTACAAGCCGGTTAGGAACACGAGGAAATATTTCATCGAGGATCTTGCTCGATTAAACGAAaccg cTGAGATTTACACCAACAAAAATTGGTTCAAGTTTCTGCAGCAGCGATGGGCGACAAACTTTGACGAActtgagaaatattatttgaaactgAACATCCGTTTCAACGAGACGGGCGAACACAGCAAGAAATACGAGCAGTACCCGACATATTACAG GGCGGCAAACCTGAATCATGGTCACTGGACAACTCCGTACTTTGATTGTAACGGTAAGGTGAATAAATGGGTAATTACCTATGCATCCCCATTTTTTGGCTGGGACAGCTTGAGGAAAAAACTGGAATTCAA GGGTGCCGTTGCTGTTACGATGAACTTGATGGATATGGACATCAACCAGTGTgacgataaattttatgttcccAATGCGTTCAAGGGCACCCACAAATGTGACAGAAAAACATCTTAT tgcGTGCCAATATTCGGAAGAGGTTTTGAAACTGGCGGGTACAAGTGCGAGTGCAAACAAGGATTCGAGTACCCGCTGGATGATCAGACCACTTACATTGATGGTCAGATAATGGAAGCTGAGTTCCAAAACATTATCGAAGACAGAGAAACGAGgattaatttgttcaaatgtAGATTGGCTGGTGCTGATGGGATACAGGCGAGTTACATGCTCATTCTCCTCATTGTCTTCTTCTCCATTTTACGCTTCACGCAGAGATAA
- the LOC103576728 gene encoding uncharacterized protein LOC103576728 isoform X2, translated as MVRLTLTVIYIVGFMKLGVVGQFGWHPLDGFDEIKGKIDQVNMDNCEIKRLNDLFLPAAVVSHLPDIKDININPVFPNRTGLLYIHNLAISRAYFWSYSLQSRFIRPAINDTYDPGMMYYFLSSVADVSSNPHVNASATYFAPNTSYTPSYRGFFNKTLPRFAPRAIRADDFNDPVHLERISTRNTFLANDLGAFPPDSPSLDYTDEQYRINKWYTAWLPDTNPQKRHDTKTTYQVEIRYANNTNETFSFHGPPGADENPGPVKWTEPYFDCRRSNRWLVAAVVPIADIYPRHTGFRHIEYPTYTAVSVIEMELERIDINQCPPGPGNSGPNYFADTARCKKETTECEPLHGWGSGRRGAYQCRCLPGYRLPTQVRRPHLGEIIERATEEQYRNGFDCVKIGYRQALPVKWNKAPKHLRDKYIEMYPEYSNYSNFSSGADAFQTQKINIHKAIAFIKSVNGKNCASFTNADLQLHGDVGYGSSEFFENQARMGTRLANFISAFLQISNPDEVYSGKRVPDRPLTEDQMMGETLALLLGDTKIWSAGTYWERNKFTNRTFFAPYAYKPVRNTRKYFIEDLARLNETAEIYTNKNWFKFLQQRWATNFDELEKYYLKLNIRFNETGEHSKKYEQYPTYYRAANLNHGHWTTPYFDCNGKVNKWVITYASPFFGWDSLRKKLEFKGAVAVTMNLMDMDINQCDDKFYVPNAFKGTHKCDRKTSYCVPIFGRGFETGGYKCECKQGFEYPLDDQTTYIDGQIMEAEFQNIIEDRETRINLFKCRLAGADGIQE; from the exons ATGGTGCGCTTAACGTTGACGGTGATCTACATTGTGGGTTTTATGAAGCTGGGCGTAGTCGGTCAGTTTGGATGGCATCCTCTGGACGgttttgatgaaataaaaggaaaaatagACCAGGTTAATATGGATAATTGTGAAATAAAACGTCTAAATGACTTATTTTTGCCAGCTGCAGTAGTGTCCCATCTTCCTGACATCAAAGACATAAATATCAACCCAGTATTTCCTAATAGAACTGGTCTGCTGTACATACACAATCTAGCAATAAGTCGTGCTTACTTTTGGAGTTACAGTTTACAGTCACGATTTATCAGACCAGCTATCAATGACACTTATGATCCTGGAATGATGTACTACTTCTTGTCATCAGTTGCTGATGTCTCTTCAAATCCTCATGTAAATGCTTCAGCGACTTATTTCGCGCCAAATACATCCTACACACCCAGTTACCGAGGATTCTTCAACAAAACATTGCCGAGGTTCGCACCAAGAGCTATCAGAGCTGATGATTTCAATGATCCCGTTCACTTGGAAAGAATATCCACGAGAAATACTTTTCTTGCTAATGATCTCGGCGCTTTTCCACCTGACAGTCCCAGTCTTGATTACACCGATGAGCAATATCGCATTAATAAatg GTATACAGCTTGGCTGCCAGATACTAATCCACAGAAGAGACATGACACCAAGACAACTTACCAGGTGGAGATAAGATATGCCAACAATACGAATGAGACATTTTCATTTCACGGTCCACCag gTGCTGATGAAAATCCGGGTCCAGTAAAATGGACAGAGCCTTACTTTGATTGTCGTCGTTCGAACCGTTGGCTGGTGGCTGCAGTAGTACCCATTGCAGATATTTACCCCCGTCATACGGGTTTCCGGCACATTGAATATCCAAC ataCACTGCCGTGTCTGTAATTGAAATGGAGTTGGAGAGAATCGATATCAATCAATGTCCCCCAGGTCCAGGTAATAGTGGTCCAAATTATTTTGCCGATACCGCAAGATGTAAAAAAGAGACGACTGAG tgcgAACCGTTGCATGGATGGGGTAGTGGTAGACGGGGAGCATATCAATGCCGATGTCTACCTGGATATCGGCTGCCTACACAAGTCCGAAGACCCCATTTGGGAGAAATTATTGAACGTGCTACAGAAGAACAATATCGCAATGGATTTGATTGCGTGAAAATTGGAT atcgACAAGCATTGCCAGTCAAGTGGAACAAAGCGCCTAAGCATCTACGAGATAAATATATCGAGATGTATCCGGAATactcaaattattcaaatttctcaAGTGGCGCTGACGCTTttcaaactcaaaaaataaacattcacAAGGCTATTGCTTTTATAAAAAGTGTTAATGGGAAAAATTGTGCCTC gttcaCTAACGCAGATTTGCAACTCCATGGAGATGTCGGCTACGGTAGCTcggaattttttgaaaatcaagcGCGAATGGGAACACGGTTGGCAAACTTCATCAGTGCTTTCCTTCAGATAAGTAATCCTGATGAAGTTTACTCAGGAAAGCGAGTGCCCGATCGACCTCTAACCGAAGACCAGATGATGGGCGAAACTTTGGCTCTGCTTCTTGGAGACACGAAAATTTGGTCTGCTGGAACTTATTGGGAGCGGAATAAATTTACCAACAGAACTTTCTTTGCGCCCTACGCCTACAAGCCGGTTAGGAACACGAGGAAATATTTCATCGAGGATCTTGCTCGATTAAACGAAaccg cTGAGATTTACACCAACAAAAATTGGTTCAAGTTTCTGCAGCAGCGATGGGCGACAAACTTTGACGAActtgagaaatattatttgaaactgAACATCCGTTTCAACGAGACGGGCGAACACAGCAAGAAATACGAGCAGTACCCGACATATTACAG GGCGGCAAACCTGAATCATGGTCACTGGACAACTCCGTACTTTGATTGTAACGGTAAGGTGAATAAATGGGTAATTACCTATGCATCCCCATTTTTTGGCTGGGACAGCTTGAGGAAAAAACTGGAATTCAA GGGTGCCGTTGCTGTTACGATGAACTTGATGGATATGGACATCAACCAGTGTgacgataaattttatgttcccAATGCGTTCAAGGGCACCCACAAATGTGACAGAAAAACATCTTAT tgcGTGCCAATATTCGGAAGAGGTTTTGAAACTGGCGGGTACAAGTGCGAGTGCAAACAAGGATTCGAGTACCCGCTGGATGATCAGACCACTTACATTGATGGTCAGATAATGGAAGCTGAGTTCCAAAACATTATCGAAGACAGAGAAACGAGgattaatttgttcaaatgtAGATTGGCTGGTGCTGATGGGATACAG gaataa